The region AGATGGACGTCATCGTAGAAGTTCTCGAGGGACGGCTCGATTTGCGAATCGAGATCGCAGACCGGCAGGTCCCACTGCTCACCGAGTTCGACCCAATACTGAGTGTATAGACGGGCGATGTGACTCATCGATTCGAGTGTCAACGAGTAGGAGGCGAACATCGGGGTCATCCACAACCGCTCCTTGTATTCCTCACTGATGCTCGGCTTGTAGCCGTTGGGTTGCGTAAGGATCACGCATTCCGCAGAAGATTCCTGGCAGAACTTCCCGATCTGCTGAAGCGCATCGGCAAACGATGGGCTCACGGCTTCCGGAAGAAAAGTCCGTTGATCGCTTCGGAATAGCGATCCGCGCTGCTCGGCGAAGAACTCCCCATAGCTGATCTCGTGGAATGGCTCCTCGTCCTGGCTTCGCTCCGCTGGCCGGCTCGCTTCGATCAGGGATTGCAGCCAGAGGAGCGCTCGGCCAAGGAGCGTGTTTTCGAGTGTGTAGGTCTTGGCACGCGGCACGAACTCGAGTTTGAATTCGCTCGGCTTCATCAAGATCCGGCTGTGGGCTTCATCCTGGTTGGGTGTCTCCCGGTAGAAGTGAGAGGCGATCTGAAGCAGGCTGTCGTTTCCCATCATCAGCATCACGTACATGTCCGGGTGGTACCCCTCGACCCGTCGCATCGTCTCCAGGCTATGCCTCGCCCGTACTCCCGAGACCCCGGTGTTGACTACTTCCACATCACGACCCAGGGTTTCCGTGAGGCGCTCCTGGACCAGGTGCGAAATCGTGTTCCGGTTTCCGATCCAATCCTGCGCAACGGTCGAGGAGCCGATGAAGAAGATCCGGTAGTCCGCTTCGCGGTCGTAGTCGATCGGCTTCGTGGTGCGGAATCCCTTGGCGTCAGTCGTCAGGTGCTGTTTCCCGTAGAGGCCTGGAAGGTTGTCTCCGCGGATCTCCAGAATCATGTCCGCATTCGGAATATGCGTCACGTAGGTGATCGGGAAGAAGTGGGTCGAAAGCAGGGACTG is a window of bacterium DNA encoding:
- a CDS encoding SGNH/GDSL hydrolase family protein → MIQSLLSTHFFPITYVTHIPNADMILEIRGDNLPGLYGKQHLTTDAKGFRTTKPIDYDREADYRIFFIGSSTVAQDWIGNRNTISHLVQERLTETLGRDVEVVNTGVSGVRARHSLETMRRVEGYHPDMYVMLMMGNDSLLQIASHFYRETPNQDEAHSRILMKPSEFKLEFVPRAKTYTLENTLLGRALLWLQSLIEASRPAERSQDEEPFHEISYGEFFAEQRGSLFRSDQRTFLPEAVSPSFADALQQIGKFCQESSAECVILTQPNGYKPSISEEYKERLWMTPMFASYSLTLESMSHIARLYTQYWVELGEQWDLPVCDLDSQIEPSLENFYDDVHLNLEGSQRAAAFVHDCLNDVIHSKETPNLHRGSSARSE